One window of Aspergillus oryzae RIB40 DNA, chromosome 3 genomic DNA carries:
- a CDS encoding alpha/beta hydrolase (esterase/lipase), with the protein MSNPLAKGAVNSFVEDLGQTPCLPGKDLDSILAGWGQLAGTLATRYGFPPPDESVTTEDVQLDGLWLRCYTPPKATGQEPVGLYFHGGGWVMGGVNEEDGFCRVISRQCQMRLVSVEYRKAPETRYPGALNDGVIAALWALSRYENQPLILMGTSAGGNLAFGTALRLIDQDMADKVSGVVALAPITVHPDAVPEHLKEQYTAYEENAELTVNSRAAMQVFFDCYKAPVDDVYTSCLLHPRLLALPKVYIAELGLDTLRDDARLMKGALDTAKVPVMYDAYPGFPHCSFMFPFKSLGEHQRTFFGGVAKAVRWMS; encoded by the exons ATGTCGAACCCCTTGGCCAAGGGAGCCGTGAACTCC TTCGTCGAGGATTTGGGGCAAACCCCGTGTCTCCCAGGAAAGGATTTAGACAGCATTCTGGCCGGTTGGGGCCAGCTGGCTGGAACATTAGCTACGCGCTACGGGTTCCCTCCGCCCGATGAGAGCGTGACGACCGAGGATGTCCAGTTGGATGGACTGTGGCTGCGTTGCTACACTCCCCCTAAAGCGACGGGTCAGGAACCAGTGGGCCTCTACTTTCATGGGGGAGGCTGGGTGATGGGAGGAgtcaatgaagaagatggtttCTGTCGCGTGATCAGTCGTCAATGCCAGATGCGCCTGGTCAGCGTGGAATACCGCAAGGCTCCTGAGACTCGCTATCCTGGCGCGTTGAACGACGGCGTTATCGCTGCCCTCTGGGCACTATCGCGCTATGAGAACCAACCGCTCATCCTGATGGGCACGTCCGCCGGCGGGAATCTGGCCTTTGGCACGGCCTTGCGACTGATCGACCAAGACATGGCGGATAAAGTCAGCGGCGTGGTGGCGTTGGCGCCCATCACCGTGCACCCGGATGCAGTTCCAGAACATTTGAAGGAGCAGTACACGGCGTATGAGGAGAATGCGGAGTTGACGGTCAACTCGCGGGCTGCCATGCAGGTGTTTTTTGATTGTTACAAGGCGCCGGTGGACGACGTCTACACCTCTTGTCTTCTGCACCCGAGGTTGCTTGCTCTACCAAAGGTTTATATTGCTGAGCTGGGGCTGGACACGCTACGAGATGATGCCAGGTTGATGAAGGGGGCGTTGGACACTGCTAAGGTGCCGGTTATGTACGATGCCTATCCGGGTTTTCCCCATTGCTCGTTCATGTTTCCTTTTAAATCTCTAGGAGAGCATCAGAGGACTTTCTTCGGGGGAGTAGCTAAGGCAGTACGGTGGATGTCATAG
- a CDS encoding uncharacterized protein (predicted protein) has translation MEVLNTTVDLGTLRGKSALITGGASGIGLATARAWAAAGMYVTIADIQPLETGQNILADLAGGHVHYVCCDVTSWESQIKAFKEAIQFTPSKALDIVAAFAGVSFAGGNQVDHVLAAGDPRLDVNPSPPDIRNIQVNLIGVYYTSWLGLYYLRLPPTNKAANPSPDKSLILMGSIGSYMDSPKASTYPASKFGVRGLFRSTRARTRELGVRCNLLAPWFIDTPLIAPMKKAMAARGIDMAQRLTFASVDACVEAATTCAANPQLHGTPPMRYAYCLKT, from the coding sequence ATGGAAGTTCTGAATACAACCGTTGACCTGGGGACTCTACGGGGGAAAAGTGCTCTCATCACTGGTGGTGCATCAGGCATCGGGTTGGCCACGGCGCGAGCATGGGCAGCAGCCGGTATGTATGTTACTATTGCTGACATTCAACCTCTAGAGACGGGGCAGAACATCCTCGCCGACCTAGCAGGCGGACACGTCCACTACGTCTGCTGCGATGTGACCTCGTGGGAGAGCCAAATCAAAGCCTTCAAAGAAGCAATTCAATTCACCCCTTCGAAGGCCCTTGACATTGTGGCGGCCTTTGCAGGTGTCTCCTTTGCAGGCGGAAACCAGGTTGACCACGTCTTGGCCGCTGGTGATCCTCGTCTGGACGTGAATCCATCCCCCCCGGATATTCGCAACATCCAGGTGAACTTGATCGGCGTCTACTACACCTCGTGGCTGGGCCTGTATTACCTGCGCCTTCCCCCGACAAACAAGGCCGCCAATCCGTCCCCTGACAAGTCACTGATCCTCATGGGCTCCATCGGGTCGTACATGGACAGCCCCAAGGCCTCAACCTATCCCGCCAGCAAGTTTGGCGTCCGGGGGTTATTTCGCAGCACTCGGGCTCGCACGCGGGAGCTGGGAGTACGCTGTAACCTTCTTGCTCCTTGGTTCATCGACACCCCACTGATTGCGCCTATGAAGAAGGCTATGGCTGCTCGAGGAATCGACATGGCGCAGCGGTTGACGTTTGCGAGCGTCGACGCCTGCGTGGAGGCGGCCACCACTTGCGCTGCTAATCCCCAGCTCCACGGTACGCCCCCAATGCGGTATGCCTATTGCCTTAAAACCTAA
- the tpcD gene encoding trypacidin cluster transcriptional coactivator tpcD (predicted protein), with translation MTLTDLEICAEEIATAARTLASDGHSGGYSAGLPDHLRPVQRTLIANASQVLALASQPADLNQLLACLRWLGEFQVLACIPLDESVPFEDVADIAGVPECRLRRLVRPLFTIGFLCEPSPGHVAHSVLSKQFVTQPALLDAILFMSETLAPSASAMGTQTRRFGASEQAEDSAWNMAVGSDSPFAACLQQRPKVKRQLGAYLSYVSSSIDAGVEDTLTRMNWQNLGMATVVHVGAQSPSLVVALAPQFPSLRFLVQTEAKTESGGHQPCLDNHGISALKLASIPLHLRARITWGTRLSTATQPVLDAAVYLISIPFPSPQSPAMEITMRVAQALKAHVEVLRNNSDERLILTLPMSSATRSMDAAARAAVSLSDLSLLQLTNGGSLNMGEIRDLLRSRSDGLVVMREVRSPTNAVIAFEIQYRVDNDDNRY, from the exons ATGACCTTGACTGACCTAGAAATCTGCGCCGAGGAAATTGCAACCGCCGCCAGAACCCTGGCGAGTGACGGGCACTCTGGCGGGTATTCAGCTGGGCTCCCTGACCATCTCCGACCCGTTCAGCGAACGCTGATTGCCAATGCCTCGCAAGTATTAGCCCTCGCCAGCCAGCCCGCCGACTTG AACCAGCTTTTGGCATGCTTGCGGTGGCTGGGGGAGTTCCAGGTGCTGGCGTGTATCCCTCTGGATGAATCCGTACCCTTTGAGGACGTGGCAGACATTGCAGGAGTCCCTGAGTGTCGGCTACGTCGGCTGGTGCGACCGTTATTTACAATAGGCTTTCTTTGTGAGCCGTCACCGGGGCATGTGGCCCACAGTGTGTTGTCGAAACAGTTCGTGACCCAACCAGCCCTGCTGGACGCCATTCTTTTCATGTCGGAGACTCTGGCTCCGTCAGCATCAGCTATGGGGACCCAAACGCGCAGGTTTGGGGCCTCAGAGCAGGCCGAAGATTCCGCTTGGAATATGGCTGTAGGAAGTGACTCCCCTTTTGCCGCATGTCTTCAACAACGACCCAAGGTTAAGCGGCAGCTGGGTGCCTACCTCTCCTACGTGTCAAGTTCAATTGATGCCGGCGTGGAGGATACGCTCACTCGGATGAACTGGCAAAACTTGGGAATGGCAACGGTCGTGCAT GTGGGCGCCCAGTCACCCTCACTGGTTGTTGCCCTCGCTCCGCAATTTCCATCACTCCGTTTCCTCGTGCAGACAGAAGCTAAGACCGAGTCTGGCGGTCATCAACCATGTCTCGATAATCATGGCATATCTGCATTGAAACTAGCGAGCATACCTCTGCATCTACGCGCACGCATCACTTGGGGTACCCGTCTATCAACAGCAACACAACCTGTCCTCGATGCGGCCGTGTAtctcatctccatcccatTCCCATCCCCACAGTCGCCGGCGATGGAAATCACCATGCGAGTCGCTCAGGCGCTCAAGGCTCATGTGGAGGTGTTGCGGAACAATTCAGACGAGCGGCTCATTTTGACGCTGCCGATGTCGTCGGCCACAAGGTCGATGGACGCCGCGGCGCGAGCGGCGGTCAGTCTGAGCGATCTCTCCTTACTGCAGCTAACCAATGGGGGTTCCCTCAACATGGGCGAGATACGAGACTTGCTGCGCAGTCGCTCCGACGGGCTCGTGGTGATGCGGGAAGTTCGCTCTCCCACCAACGCTGTTATTGCATTTGAGATTCAGTACCGTGTGGATAACGATGACAACCGATATTAA
- a CDS encoding uncharacterized protein (predicted protein) yields the protein MVDHISPRASPGPIRSSQTRRARKLRDSCTSCASSKVRCTKEKPACARCIERGLACQYMVSKRMGRNPRAPSPLDSTRRPSESLPSARSEQGLPAHNTYSTPHAHTQAHTHAHSHPQPHPQSHPQSNQPPHALPTPNGSSSVSAIFSHQSPPPPVETQGLGGDLAGQEQSTLSSLTVDSEFGGSLQSMEHGNHADFLAESTGSLFDAFLEVGTPMIDPFLESAPLPPFQARYCCFSLALQTLTHLFPHAPLGCQLRLTDGEDSSYNLMTTDMVISGNKRATDAVRKILGCSCAQDGYLLSMVVLIVLKVLAWYAAAAGTQCTSTAASGETNSGSCSNSPATVSSGCLTEERVLHLPSMVGEDCVDEEDQPRVAAQLVLSELHRVQSLVNLLAKRLQEGGDDAAGIPAHHPASPFSLLGFSGLEANLRHRLRAVSSDIIDYLHRE from the coding sequence ATGGTTGACCATATCTCCCCCCGGGCATCTCCCGGACCGATCCGTTCCTCCCAGACTCGCCGCGCCCGAAAGCTCCGGGATAGCTGTACGAGTTGTGCCAGCTCAAAAGTGCGATGCACCAAGGAGAAACCGGCCTGTGCTCGGTGTATCGAACGTGGTCTTGCCTGTCAATACATGGTCTCCAAGCGGATGGGCCGCAATCCGCGCGCTCCCAGTCCCCTTGATTCAACTCGGCGACCATCAGAGAGTCTTCCTTCAGCCAGGTCGGAACAGGGACTTCCGGCGCATAACACGTACTCAACGCCTCATGCTCATACCCAGGCCCACACTCATGCTCATTCTCATCCGCAACCGCATccacaatctcatcctcaatcGAATCAACCACCACACGCTCTGCCCACCCCGAATGGTAGCAGTAGCGTCTCCGCCATCTTTTCTCATCAGAGTCCGCCGCCACCCGTGGAGACCCAGGGCCTTGGAGGAGATCTGGCTGGTCAGGAGCAAAGCACCCTGTCTTCCCTAACAGTCGATTCGGAATTCGGGGGCTCGTTGCAGTCAATGGAACACGGAAACCATGCCGATTTCTTGGCCGAGTCGACGGGGAGTCTTTTCGACGCGTTTTTGGAAGTAGGGACCCCCATGATCGACCCGTTCCTCGAGTCGGCCCCACTACCACCGTTTCAGGCGCGCTATTGCTGCTTTTCGCTAGCACTACAAACACTGACCCACCTCTTCCCCCACGCCCCGCTGGGCTGTCAACTACGGCTGACGGACGGTGAGGACAGTTCGTACAACCTGATGACGACTGATATGGTCATCTCGGGGAACAAGAGGGCTACCGATGCGGTCCGGAAGATCCTCGGGTGTTCGTGCGCGCAGGATGGCTACTTGCTGAGCATGGTCGTCCTTATCGTTCTCAAGGTGCTGGCATGGTATGCTGCGGCAGCAGGCACCCAGTGTACCTCAACGGCGGCGAGTGGAGAAACCAACAGTGGCAGCTGTAGCAACAGTCCCGCCACCGTGTCCAGTGGCTGTCTGACGGAAGAGCGCGTGCTGCACCTCCCTAGTATGGTGGGCGAGGATTGtgtggatgaggaagaccagccgCGAGTGGCGGCACAGCTTGTTCTGAGCGAACTGCACCGAGTCCAGTCGCTGGTGAACCTATTGGCCAAGCGCCTGCAAGAAGGTGGAGACGATGCAGCAGGGATACCGGCGCACCATCCAGCGTCCCCTTTCTCACTACTCGGGTTTAGTGGCCTCGAAGCAAATCTCCGCCACCGCTTGCGCGCCGTGTCCTCCGACATTATTGATTACCTGCATcgagaatga